GAACTTTTTCAAAAATCAAGCAGGTTTCACACTGGTGGAACTGATGATCGTCATCGTCATCGTTGGTATTCTTGCCGCCGTTGCCGTACCGATCTATCAATCGAATGTCTCTAAAGCGAAAATGACTGAATGCGATGCGGCTATGGGCACGATTCGGACTGCTTTAAGAGTCTATTATGCCGGAAATAGTGTCTATCCGACAGCTGCTTCCGGAACGGCCGTCACAGAGGTATTGGGCCTGGATATTACTGCAGATGATTTAACGGGTAAGTATTTTGCCGCTAGTGATTATACACTATTATCAGCAGATTCGACCTACACAATCACATGCACGAATGCCCTTCTCACCACTCCGCGTACATTGGATCAGGCGGGTACTTTTGGTGGTGGTCTTTAAGATTTACCTCGTGAGAG
This genomic stretch from Candidatus Marinimicrobia bacterium CG08_land_8_20_14_0_20_45_22 harbors:
- a CDS encoding methylation site containing protein, producing the protein MKNFFKNQAGFTLVELMIVIVIVGILAAVAVPIYQSNVSKAKMTECDAAMGTIRTALRVYYAGNSVYPTAASGTAVTEVLGLDITADDLTGKYFAASDYTLLSADSTYTITCTNALLTTPRTLDQAGTFGGGL